agattcgtcatgtctgtctgtctgtctgtccgtccgtatgtcacagccacttttttccgtaactataagaactatactgttgaaacttggtaagtagatgtattctgtgaaccgcattaagattttcacacaaaaatagaaaataaattttgGGAGTCGctatacttagaactgaaactcaaattttttttcatcaaacccatacgtgtggggtatctatgggtaggtcttcaaaaatgatattgaggtttctaatgtaatttttttctaaactgaatagtttgcgcgagagacacttccaaagtggtaaaatgtaaaataagagaatgataaaactaaaaaatatatatgatgtacattaccatgcaaacttccagcgaaaattggtttgaacgagatctagtaagtagttttttttaatacatttataaccgcaatttacctttcactcacgtttcacataaaaaatacattgtttaaattgtgtaatgtacggaaccctcggtgcgcgagtccgactcgcacttggccggtttttttaatctgTGAATATGTTGGTCATACTGAAAGCTAAGTTATGCTATTGTACCGCCCAaagtgtattgtattgtatttatttattgcatttacattacaggttttacaagtacttaagagtataggtaggtacacaaatgACACGTAAAACCCTGATGGGCGCAGCAATGTCACCTACATTAGGTAAACAATACTAATCGTTTGGAGCATAATGAAACAGATAATTCTTTTTTGTGATTTTGGTGTTGGTAAGGTACCATAAAAGTTCTTCAGGATGCCTAATATATTCACCTCGCAACGTAGGTACGGCTATTGGTCCCAACCCATCGATGGTCCAtcgattttgttttttgttcttttcttttcttctgTCATCGGCTTTCTTAGCCATAATCAGATTGAATgtactataacttttttttttcgatgtGGTAGTCCATTAACCACCATTCCTTCTGTGTGAAGAGAGGGGATGGGTTATTCTCTCTGGTCTGGTCCATCGATTTAGCAAACTTACCTGCATCGCGCACGCTTGCCGCTAAGTCGCCGACCAAATCGCGATGTGGGCCGACGTCGACAGCGTTCCAGCTGAATGAGCGCTTGGACGGGAACAGCGTGAAGCCCTCGTGGTGTTTGGTTGTAAGGACTATATACCTGTATAACATTTCAATCAAACAATACAGGAGCAGCCTTAGTGCAaactgctcaaatcacttgtgagtccGACGCCACgatgcacgccccgccgaacacTCCGCTTAGAGCGTTCActtaggccttacactaagtaaAAAATGTTGATGGAGTCACCATTGCCCTATCCAGCAATGGTGACTCCATCAACAATTCTTATCCAgattatgaaatgccctaatgtggcgcgcaaaaccaaactttgtCTTGAAGATGCGGCCGCATGATGCGCAATGGAGTCCAGTCGAGTTGCAGGTGTAAGTGTAGGAGGGCttatatatgtgacattttcaactaaaaggtaccacattgtcgcttgttaatAAGGTGGATttataattgaagctatatggaaatagcgccttactgacaagcaacaataagtacccttttggttgaaaatggcacatataaggACATTggactttttaaatattataggattaAATGAAACAAAGAGAATCCACAggaaaaaatgaataaaaaagtataataacATTTACAGTTCTATCGGAGTTCACaacaatgcattattattgtGCCATGCAAGTTAGcctcattaattaatttaatttaatttaatttaagatgtgtaatttaatttaacttgatCATTGTATTcaatcaatttttaaaattttaatttaattatttattttaattctattttaattgtaattttataatttaaacaatgctgtaattttaattttaatattttatatttgatatgtaaattgtgatatatggattccgaattgtccaaaataaatgaattttatttttatttattttttattatgtagttccCACTTTGGCCCATGTCGGCTAGATTAAAAATGTGATGATATGAAAAGCGAGAACGAAAGTTTGAAAGTTATCAATAAGggagatttaaaataattacattgtAGAAATGTGCTTAAAGGATTCAGAAATTAGGGCATTTTCTTTACATGTCTGTAAGGGTATTTTAGGTGTAAGGTTCTTACTTGGCTCCGGCTTTAGCAAACAGGGCAGCCCACTCTTCCGGGTCAAAGAGCTCAGCGGTGAACATCGGAGCAAACTCCTGGTAAGTAAAGTTTGGCGGGTAGTTCTTCTCCATGAAGTTTGTATACCTCACATATTTCCCTGCAAAAGACAGATAATCAGGTAGAAGTCAATActtttgaaacatttttttaataaagtataatatttttaagctaGGCATGGCAGATTAATAATGAACTTCaccaaactaaaaaaaatagaaaaaagttttcttaacTCACCTTGCCAATGATTCCAAAACCATTCAGAACCAAAACTCGGGACAGAAAATACACCCCAATGCAGGAAAATACCTATCTTGGCCTCATCGTACCACTGGGGCAGAGGTCGAGTATCTAAATCATCCCAGTCAGGACTGTAACGTCGTCGCGACACATCGAAGTTTTCCACATTGAAGTAATTTTCATTACGAATTTCTGCACTTATAAGAGGGAGCAGAAAAAACAGCAACACACTTTTCATATTGAATAACTTCTTAGCATTACtcgttataatattaatatagaaCACAATTATCTTTACCGTTAGTTGTTATCACGTTGCAAGGTCCAAACAACTTTTCGAGTTTTCGCAACGGCCGGCCGGTACGATACGACCGGGTCCAACCAAAACCAAACCTTTTTATAGTgattattatgacatttatgacaAGTGCTGCCAACTTGgatttaaaatgtcaaaattggtAGGATCCTCTAGATGGGCTTACTTAACGCGTGcgtccgtgagggacagaaccaCAGATTAatgacagaacatacgcaaagCATCAAAATGATTGGTCGGGTTACTTGTCTGTTTctgtcatgaatctagtattatGGTACGGATTGGGTATGATGAGTGGTGGGGGAACTGACAGAACGGAATAGTCtaatgtatctttcagtaggagcatcagagaaagcgctattattgtttgtccttgtcacagtctaactttttagggtttcgtacctcaaaaggaaaaaacggaacccttataggatcactcgtgtgtctgtctgtccgtctgtcacagcctattttctccagaactgctggaccaattaagttgaaatttggtatacatatgtaagtttgtgacccaacgacggacatgtaacataaacaaataaattttaaacacgggggccacttttggggggcaaataagaaaattaaaaaataaagtttttcaaactatatcgtgttacatatcaaatgaaagagctcattgtgagaattttaaatatttttttttgtaaatttagaataaacagtttagaagttattcaagaaaataggcaaaaaatgaccattccccctttatctccgaaactactgggtctaaaattttgaaaaaaatacacaaaatagatctttacttatagatcacaggaaaacctactagaaatgtgcagtcaagcgtgagtcggacttaattacttagtttttgatccgacccctaacatttcactcacgtttcacataaaaaatacattgtttaaattgtgtaatgtacggaacccttggaacgcgagtccgactcgcacttggccggtttttttattccccaccgtaaatttagtatggttttatggagcgacatgttcacctcggtgacaagctcttaaataaagagaaaaaaaaatagtatggtttatgggGGAACAAATAACACGACCAATCAACAAGAATTTGCGCAACGCATTGCCTGTGTTCTGTCCCTCAGGCCCAATAAGAGCgtgaaagagatatcgctttctcgctcttacttatgggtgcgtcccacacgcaacgctttttaagctctcgtgcgaatggagACTCATGGTCGCACACTATAAGAGAGCTCATCTATAGGATCTTACCACCTAtgtgtattataatttaaaaagaaatatgtAGAGTTGCCAGTTACCAAAAGGCCTCTGCAGACCTTGCAACAAAAGGTATacaattttctaataaaaatgacaggaatcggggcggggcggtgcgtggccgttctgtatgatcaTAGAAAATCACCTTcatagaaaattataataaaataatggtacATGTAGCTGACTCctcctgcatagaaatttgtttgcaggggcCGGGGGGGTCATTTATCTCCTCAGCTTACTGTACGGAAGAGTGGGTCACAGTGAATCACTTTTTTTAAGAGCTGTAGTTGCGACATTTTTAACTTCAAATTGTATCGTTTTCTTAATCTAAGCCTAATCAATCAATCTAACTCCTTATTAAGAAAAAAGCTGTAAGGAAGGctagaaataaaaaaagatgaaatttatataaaagtgGAGAATGATTCACTGTTACCCATCATACCGATGTGTGGGTAACAGTGGATCGCCGTCCGATTAAACGAAACGATAAGAGCTGCTGCATTGTTTGAGCATTTatccattaaaatatattaagtttTATGACATATGTGCAAAATTTGGATGAAAATTTTGTAGTGTGCCGTGTGCCAtgatttttaatcttatttttttcatactggTTACATATTGAATAACAGGGATTTTGCTCTTTGTGTGGAGATTTAGGTATATTAGTTTTGTGCTTCTAgtatcatgatttttttttcataatttttttttttaattttcatgccCGATTTTTCTTTGAACTACCATGAGTACCATGGCCCAATTTTATATGATCAACTCTTCCCCCATTGATGGTTGTTGTAAAAAAATCACTCAAAAAtgtattagtatggtttatgcTTAAAATAAGGCAATCAATCGATTTTTCATACATTAAAACCATATTTACAATAATGAAAGAACTTTTAATCACAAGCCATAAAGAAAGCGATTCTTTTGAAAAccatgtaaaaaaccggccaagtgcgagtcggactcgcgcaccgagggtgtcgtactttttagtatttgttattatagcggcaacagaaatacatcatctgtgaaaattttaactgtctagctatcaccgtttatgagatacagcctggtgacagacagacggacagcggagtcttagtaatagggtcccgtttttaccctttgggtacggaaccctaaaaatagctgTACAACTGCGTGGTAGCGGTAGGCGATGCTCATCACTGCGAATGTTTGTTCTGAAGGTGAGATGGTATCTAGTTATAGTTAGGCAAACGGAGGGGCTTAAAAGCGGTAACGTCGTGAGAGCTTACCCCTGTACAAGTAATATTAGAAAAGTTATTGCAAAAGATCCACTGTTACCCGTGACCCACTCTCCCCTACACTACATACTATCGTAAcagaacaataaaattaaattttacccataatagggccacttgcaccaataactcacccggggttaaccggttaaacctggagttaccagtacaatttgacattgggttaacagtttaagaggaaaggggacggccgcttctccatacaaacgtaatccccattttcctctctggatattgacattatggaaaatatttttgcataattttatACGCTTAACttctttagatttttttattattgtaaaaaccccgggttagtgggatggtgcaagtggcgctaatagGTTTAAGTGTAGGTTTTTCAGCTATAGTATATACAGGGATTAAAATAAAGCTACAGGTacaggtatatttattttaagttaacaGACTTAGCATTACTAGTaaactttatacattttatgGCTAGTGAAATGACAAATACAGTCGCTCAGCTGCAGACACCTGTATAATAGAAGTTTATATGCAGGGGGGGCCAGGTATCTCTgcatcaacaacaacaacatatgACTACATAAACATAAAGAGAAGATGACTAGATACATTATCAGAAATACTGACATATGACACTGATGGTAAATCCACAAGCATCatttgataaaaactatttaattattttagtactAATTATGGCTACATGgccataattttaatttgtgttttttctaaCACCTGTCAGTACTATGCATGTCATTAATGTTCTTCAATTAGCAGGTTTGTACCAtcaagaggaaaggggacggctgcttcttcatacaaatgtagtctccattttcctctctggatattgactttATGCAAAgtatttttacgtaatttgatgtatgttaaccatagctatgcccctacgtttgacttttttcaatttttttattattgtaaaaattaggtgagaaaaacagattttttagttaatatccagagaggaaaatgaggattatgtttgtatgaaaaggcgattttgcgcggatcctccactttcgtcttaacaaaaaaagaatCGCAACATTTACCACTTCTCTATAAATTCCATAATATTAAGTAATGATATTTTATGTGTTTACaccaaatcaaatttaataaaaggcAGTCAACTCAAGTGTAAAAGTCCTTAGCAATACCTACTAGTATAGTATGTTTGTCTTTCCCTCTATTTATTATTGGCTTTGAATGACAAAGTTTTCTTACATTTTGCAAAGTCATTAATGACAAACAGACAATTCAGGCAAGACTTACATTGGTATAAACTAGcaatgttaatattaattaagttttGTTCAACTTCGTGGTTTAGAAAAAATATCTAATGATTTTTAATTCAATCATTGAACCTGTGAATGATTTACTTATGTACACAGCGTGAGTATACAGTCATGCATTGGCACTAGCTTTGTGGTAAATAACTTGagagaagtacctacttaactttAAAACTGTCTATGTATAGCTTATTCTAATACTTAACTTCAAAGTAACACAGGATGAACTTATAAACTATGAGTATCTTAATTCCTCTAATAGTATGTCTCATTTTTATCCACTTCCCCATTTAGGCCAAGCAACAAGAAGGTTTAGAGgcaaatgctaggaacacaattttcgtaactttgtttggactagttaggaggtgaacatatcaaaagtccccggccgtagcccttgagccgaGGAGAGGGGGGTTTAAAGGTCCCATTTTTTGGTGTTtcacatatcttggaaactttgtGTCTTAGTAACATGACTACTTACACAAAAccaaagctgattaaatttgttacaagttttattcagtcaagtttttcgatatcttgtatagtttttgagatatccactcttgaaagtttatttagggctcaaTTTTATCTTGGCCGGCTGGGGACTtatgatatgttcacctcctagtCCTATTACAatatcaaaaattgtgttccaagcatttccctcaaCTTTTTTTGAGCAATTGTTGCCTGATCTAATTGGGAAGTGGATGACATGGCTATTGGCTGTCCACCTTAAAGTTGGAATAATGGCAAGCACCATTAATGATTATCTCACTGATGCCAGAAGTGGGTGTTTGTGACGTGAGCGGGTCTATGTGGGCCGTAGTTGTCATTACCGGTGTAGTGTACAGCTTACTGTGTATGGGTGTAACATTTTGTGGTTGACTGGTCACATACACCGTGCAAGCACTCTCTTCTGTCTTTGGCTCATGGATCATCCCCATTTTAACTTCAAATATAGCATCCTGTATCTTCTTTTTTAGCACAAGTAAGTTCTTCTCGCCTTTCAAGGACCTTAACTCGTTAGCAATGTATTCTCCAAACACCGAGAACTCATCTCTTGATTGCGGAGACGAGTACACAAACTCAGGTTTGACTAAGTGTAAGTTGTCTGTCCGTGGAACTTTGTGGGGCGGAGAATGGTTTTCTAGTTTGTTCTGGAGGGATTCAACAAAGCCATCTGAGTTTGAGGGAAGACTACTGTTGATATCTGAATGGTTGTCCTGAAATTGAATTAATAATAGTTGTAGTAAACTTATACACATGTGATATAGATATAACACCTTTTTATACAGGGGCAGAAACATTAAAATGATCTATTCTGTTAAGAAACATTCATCAAAATAAGAagctacataatattgtcttcggttaccgcgatagttacttatgaaataaaacccgtcacagtcacccgttgaccacgaacgctgtaaagggttcgaaacgtcgggatgtattataaattcaatatacgcgatataatccgttttcatagttttatttaataagctacatgtttattttactttggggtttcaatTCTTTTTTGTAAAGATGGTTGTTTGTAAAATGATATACTTATATTGTTATTAGAATTATTTCTACAGAACTATTATCATAGAAAAAAAGTTCATATTGTTGCCGGCTGTGCACACTCGTTAAGAGCCTCTTGCCAAGCCAAGTCTTGGCGCTGCTCCGACCCAATCGGAGAACGAGACAAGTAAGAGCGAGATTAGATGGGAGCAGTAtatacacactcgttctcggcctgtctcggggtctctcgacGGGTGTGTACAGCCCGCATCACATTCAGACCTGAATGAAGTCTTGAAATGGTTTTATGCAAAAGTTACCAAAGTAGGAAGACACTTACCAGTTGCAAGACCCTGTAAGGTTTACTTGAGTCCTTCATGAAGTGCAAGTATTCGAACGCGTACCAGTTACTCAAAAACCTGTCTTCAGGGTCCTCCTCGTTAGCCCTAGCCTCTCTAGCGGCTTCCCGGTTATATTGGGTACGCAAatgctgtatttttttcgtaGTATCCGACACAGAAATACCTAGTATTGCAGAAATCCCACGCAATTCTTCTTTTCTCTTCTGCTTGTCCCTCCGCGTATCACACAAAGAAGGATTCCATAGGCTAGCATTCACTTGTAACAACTCAATTAACTTTAAAGTCTTCTCTTTTGACCACTCCATCGTCTCACAAGTCGGCACAGCAAAACGTAAACATTGGACTTGCAATGTTACTCAGGAAATAATTTGAAGACAGATCACTGGATTGTTTGCTAGATTGCGCGGATTGTCGTTCGAGAATTCGGTTGCCGGAGCAAACTGTCAAACGTCGACGCGCCGATCGATAAATTTGTCGTCAGACCGATCCAGTCAGGGTTGTCATATTTAGATTACGTTCAGatattacaaaataaactacctattatacttacagTTTTTGTGCaagcaaattatatatcttGTGTATATAATTGGGTACAGCGTAGTATtaaatactatacatatatgtgctatatacatatttatgtttcTTGTGCTTACCACCGAGTTAAACAGAGATACATCCGTTGCTAATGGTAGTAATGGTATTTGAGCGGACTTTTATTTGgcgccatttttttaatttaaaatttgatatagttggtcaagcaaatcttgtcagtagaaaatggcgcgaaattcaaattttctatgggccgATAACTtcgtgcctacattttttaaatttgccgcctttttctactaacaagatttgcttgaccaactatatttgttGGTTATTAAatctatagtctgtcaagcctttccgccagtagaaaaaagcggcaaatttgtaaaatgtaggcgcgaagcgttatcgtcccatagaaaatttgaatgtcgcgcctttttctactgaaaaagtTGTTTATTTCCAAACATACTGGATAGTCGACAGACTAGCTTTGTTTTAACCagttaattcaatattcaagaaagtaaaaaaaaaaaaaaaaactacagggTATTTTCTCAGGGAAAACGTACGTACGTATAGCTAAGGACCATtcacgtagtggttatatactctttggacCATTCTATCAAATTCTATGAACTTATGATTTATGATGtataaataacacatgcacttcacttacttacttatattttttgcaATTCATTTTGAgtctgttttttagggttctgtacccaaggggtaaaacgggaccctattactaagactccactgtccgcctgtctgtcaccaggctgtatcttatgaaccgtgatagctagacagttgaaattttcacagatgtatttctgttgccgctataacaacaaatacaaaaaagtacgcaaccctcggtgggcgagtcagacCTGCacatgtccggttttttataaacgACCCAATGTTCTACATACAGAACATACCTAATTAGATAATTACCTAATACTGTAAATCTTGGTAATTTTTGATCGGTTGGGTATTACAATTTTCAAAAAAGATTTTTGTTCTAGATTTATGCTGATATAATCTAAGGTTTGAAAGAGacttgaaaaaatgaaaaactcATAAAATCGTTCGCCCATATATACCAAagtgtaagtaggtatttttttaggcAAAATTTGTCATAGAATTCATAGTCCTCATAGAACACGGGAAATATATTAACTACGTATtttctatttaattttgttaaatcgcATGTGTCTTTTATGTTTTCACGTACCTAGAACCAAGCTGGAAATAATACAACGTAGTCTAATTCATTCTCATTTATTTACAGACTACAATGCGAAACTATCACATTATAAAACAgggtttatattatatttacactATTTACAAGGCTCAATGCCGCGAAATACTTGTCAAGTCAATACTCAACTCAATCCATCCAAGAATACAGGTAATTACAATTCCTTATTGATAAAGAGGAaccaaaataacaataaaagttTAAAGGAACACAGTACTAGCGTTCAATGCTATATAATCTTAAAATGtaataactaaaataacttACTACCACagaacaaaattatatttatgacaTAGGTTCAACAAATAGTTCATTCAGGagctgagggtctaccgcgaaccacgttcgacgtgttgcctctctggcGCACTTGTAAATACGTACGTAAGtgcgacagggaggcaacacgtcgaacgtggtttgcgATAGGCACTCTGTTacggctcctctacacgatggcccagcgtaggccagtccaagggacacatttatgcgttagagggagcaactgatattgctatctcattctaCCGCATAGCTCCCGTGGACTggtctacgctgggccatcgtgtagaggagccattactaTAGGCCAATAATGGCTAATGGCCAGGTCACACCGCATGCCTATGCAGCCGCGACGACTATAGATTCTAAAATTGTAGGAGCTGCATACGCAACTGGTGTGCACTGGCCTTAAAAGTGCATtatgaatcatttttaaaagaaataaatgcGTAGGTATCATAATGTAATCTATCATATATATCAACAGCCACTAATTACACTTTTTCAGTGTTCCTTTTAATATGTCTGAAGAAACCTATTTTGTATCGATCGTGTTATTTGAACCTgattaaattacatttctttCAACTAGTTAGGTATATTCAACGATTGGATCAATTAAAagcattaaaactaaacttgCTCCTCGGCAGTGTTGAGAATTGAGAATTCAAAAAATTGCATAAATAACTTATACTAATCATTCAATTAAATCAAGGCTACataaataacaacaacaattattaaaataaaacaactgtAAATTAATTCGTCGTTGAATAAAGTTGTTAGATACAAgtgacataataatttaataaaatctttTGCATGTTTCcagtctaaataaatatttaaaatacatgaaCAGCTATTTGCAGATCATTTTTCATATGTTTACACATACTAGGCCCGATGTCCTAAATTTAGGACAAAACTCATTAAGAAATGTATTTACTGAATACGGATGTAGTGAACAATCGGTTCCCATGGTATTTTTTCGAAAACGGTCGCATTTGTCATGCtattcagtcagtctcagtacatcTGTACACATGCCACCTGATATACAAATAGTTGTCATGCTCATAATATGaattaaatgattatgaaatcaCTGGGTATCATAAAATGTAGGttattatgtaaatacatacttaaaagCGTCCTTACGGTTACAAACAGACAAATCACGATAATT
This genomic stretch from Cydia strobilella chromosome 6, ilCydStro3.1, whole genome shotgun sequence harbors:
- the LOC134742493 gene encoding uncharacterized protein LOC134742493, giving the protein MEWSKEKTLKLIELLQVNASLWNPSLCDTRRDKQKRKEELRGISAILGISVSDTTKKIQHLRTQYNREAAREARANEEDPEDRFLSNWYAFEYLHFMKDSSKPYRVLQLDNHSDINSSLPSNSDGFVESLQNKLENHSPPHKVPRTDNLHLVKPEFVYSSPQSRDEFSVFGEYIANELRSLKGEKNLLVLKKKIQDAIFEVKMGMIHEPKTEESACTVYVTSQPQNVTPIHSKLYTTPVMTTTAHIDPLTSQTPTSGISEIIINGACHYSNFKVDSQ